The Terriglobia bacterium genome has a window encoding:
- a CDS encoding outer-membrane lipoprotein carrier protein LolA gives MKRLIASIFVLFATLAAAQQAGLEAVLNRMDSTAASFKSAEADFVWDQYEKVVNETTKQSGKMYFRRSASQIQMAADISGDTPGDKKNVLYQGDKMRVYQPNIDQVTEYSTGKDKGTFETFLILGFGGRGHDLSKSFDVTLLGNEPAGGVSAAKLELVPKSEKARGVFNRILLWIDPARGVSVQQQFFEPSGNFRLAKYSNIKLNEKVSDDVFKLKTTSHTKVVNPQG, from the coding sequence ATGAAACGACTGATCGCGTCCATCTTTGTCTTGTTCGCCACCCTCGCTGCCGCCCAGCAAGCGGGGCTGGAGGCCGTCTTGAACCGCATGGATTCGACCGCAGCCTCGTTCAAGTCGGCCGAGGCGGATTTCGTCTGGGACCAGTACGAGAAGGTGGTCAACGAGACCACCAAGCAGAGCGGCAAGATGTACTTCCGCCGCAGCGCCAGCCAGATCCAGATGGCCGCCGACATCTCCGGCGACACCCCGGGCGATAAGAAGAACGTCCTCTACCAGGGCGACAAGATGCGCGTCTACCAGCCCAACATCGACCAGGTCACCGAATACAGCACCGGCAAGGACAAGGGTACCTTCGAGACCTTCCTGATCCTCGGCTTCGGCGGCCGCGGACATGACCTGTCGAAGTCGTTCGACGTGACCCTGCTGGGCAACGAACCCGCAGGTGGCGTCAGCGCCGCAAAGCTGGAGCTGGTACCCAAATCCGAGAAAGCCCGCGGCGTATTCAACCGCATCCTGCTGTGGATCGATCCCGCCCGCGGCGTCTCTGTGCAGCAGCAGTTCTTTGAGCCCAGCGGCAACTTCCGCCTGGCCAAGTACAGCAATATCAAGCTCAACGAGAAGGTCTCCGACGACGTCTTCAAACTGAAGACCACGAGCCATACCAAGGTAGTGAACCCTCAGGGCTAG
- a CDS encoding glycosyltransferase — translation MVKPIFYDPQRKRWRLLRRVFDVVGVAITLVIIVFIVTVLRGENLPSLLLPQPPRPYRALKEKERRRPARQTPRAATRRGSQVPLNSVEGIRAAYYVQWDAASFASLKEYLPQIDLLYPEWLHVLTPDGKLQAVTSDNKFFDVIRGSAIRPADDKVMRLLKDEKAEIEVFPLVNNFQPQTRAWLGDIIGQVLSSPDARKNFRLQIALFLASDKYRGLCVDFEDIPTAAQPGFRALVSELNNDLHAQGMKLYVNLPADDDDYDYAYIARHSDGVILMDYDEHSSTSGPGPVASQDFFTRNLQNVLKVVPRDKLIVAIGNYGYDWTPPVPARGRKHPGLPGSVEDLSVQTAWLHAQESETDIEFDGDSLNPHYAYMDENNRRHDVWYLGGVTALNQMRAAQRLGVTTFALWRLGSEDRSLWAVWDVPGEPLAPGKLRDVPPGQDVDYEGHGEILRITERPKHGQRKLTVDPQTGLITNEEITDIPTPYQVEQYGASPKDLAITFDDGPDPKWTPLMLDALERDNVKATFFVIGVDAEQFPALVKRMYDEGHEIGNHTWTHPDISNISRRFMRVEMNLPDRWFAARIGVHPLYFRPPYSIDQEPDTADQVRPLEITQDLGYISVGNKIDPSDWKDNPRPTAEQIVQSILSQLDENPITHERCNPHPCGNIILLHDGGGNRSETVRAMPMIVRELRARGYNLVPVSALLGKTRADVMPPIPDSERWSARTNFFAFWMLGAIYYTFIPWVFRLGDVLMSARLLIIGLLAVLDRLIRHQRARAAGDYQPSVAVLIPAYNEEKVIERTIRAALRSDYPNLRVICIDDGSSDATLEVARDAFPREVAQGRVLILSQPNSGKAEALNHGLQHVHEEIFVGIDADTVIARNAISQLVPNFADPKIGAIAGNAKVGNRVNLWTRWQALEYITSQNFERRALNILGAVSVVPGAIGAWRTEAVRAVGGFHVDTVAEDADLTMSLLQAGYRVEYEDRALAYTEAPVNASGLMRQRFRWSFGILQAVWKHAAAFQRGGKLGWIALPNILIFQILLPLVSPFIDIMFAFGALTYGINKYFHPDSTNPADFIRLVVYFLAFLIIDFAASAIAFTLERKEARQKEDWLLLSQVWLQRFAYRQLFSIVLFKTLKRAVDGRPFSWDKLERTAEPLPMARV, via the coding sequence ATGGTCAAGCCGATCTTCTACGATCCCCAACGCAAGCGCTGGCGCCTGTTGCGCCGCGTCTTCGACGTGGTCGGCGTGGCCATCACGCTGGTGATCATCGTTTTTATCGTCACCGTGCTGCGCGGCGAGAATCTTCCCAGTCTGCTGCTGCCCCAGCCGCCCCGCCCCTACCGAGCGCTGAAGGAGAAGGAGCGCCGTCGCCCGGCCCGCCAGACGCCTCGCGCCGCCACGCGCCGAGGCTCGCAGGTGCCGCTGAACAGCGTGGAAGGCATCCGCGCCGCCTACTACGTGCAGTGGGACGCCGCCAGCTTCGCCTCGCTAAAGGAATATCTCCCGCAGATCGACCTGCTCTATCCCGAGTGGCTGCACGTTCTGACACCGGACGGCAAGCTCCAGGCCGTCACCAGCGATAACAAGTTCTTTGACGTCATCCGCGGTTCGGCCATCCGCCCTGCCGACGACAAGGTCATGCGCCTGCTCAAGGACGAGAAGGCCGAGATCGAAGTCTTCCCCCTGGTGAACAACTTCCAGCCGCAGACCCGCGCCTGGCTGGGTGACATCATCGGCCAGGTCCTTTCCAGCCCCGACGCGCGCAAGAATTTTCGCCTTCAGATCGCGCTTTTCCTTGCCTCCGACAAATACCGCGGCCTGTGCGTGGACTTCGAGGACATCCCCACCGCGGCGCAGCCCGGCTTCCGCGCGCTGGTTTCCGAGCTCAACAACGACCTGCATGCGCAAGGCATGAAGCTCTACGTCAACCTGCCCGCCGACGACGATGACTACGACTACGCCTACATTGCCCGGCACAGCGACGGCGTCATCCTGATGGATTATGACGAGCACTCCTCCACCAGCGGCCCCGGCCCTGTCGCCTCGCAGGATTTCTTCACCCGCAACCTCCAGAACGTCCTGAAGGTCGTCCCCCGCGACAAGCTCATCGTGGCCATCGGCAACTACGGCTATGACTGGACCCCGCCCGTGCCCGCACGCGGGCGCAAGCATCCCGGCTTGCCGGGCAGCGTGGAGGACCTGTCCGTCCAGACCGCATGGCTGCACGCGCAGGAATCGGAAACCGACATCGAATTCGACGGCGACTCGCTCAACCCGCACTACGCGTACATGGACGAGAACAACCGGCGCCACGACGTCTGGTATCTCGGTGGGGTCACGGCGCTGAACCAGATGCGCGCCGCGCAGCGGCTTGGCGTGACCACCTTCGCCCTCTGGCGCCTCGGCTCGGAAGACCGCTCTTTGTGGGCCGTCTGGGACGTTCCCGGCGAGCCGCTCGCTCCCGGCAAGCTGCGCGACGTACCCCCCGGCCAGGACGTGGACTACGAAGGACACGGCGAGATCCTGCGCATCACCGAGCGCCCCAAGCACGGCCAGCGCAAGCTTACCGTGGATCCGCAGACCGGCCTGATCACCAACGAGGAGATCACGGACATCCCCACGCCCTACCAGGTCGAGCAGTACGGAGCCAGCCCCAAGGACCTCGCCATCACTTTCGACGACGGGCCCGACCCCAAGTGGACGCCCCTCATGCTCGACGCCCTCGAGCGCGACAACGTGAAGGCCACCTTCTTCGTCATCGGCGTCGACGCCGAGCAGTTCCCCGCGCTCGTGAAGCGCATGTACGACGAGGGCCACGAGATCGGGAATCACACCTGGACGCATCCCGACATCAGCAACATCTCCCGCCGCTTCATGCGCGTCGAGATGAACCTGCCGGATCGCTGGTTCGCCGCGCGCATCGGCGTGCACCCGCTCTACTTCCGTCCGCCCTACTCCATCGACCAGGAGCCCGACACCGCCGACCAGGTGCGCCCGCTCGAGATCACCCAGGACCTCGGCTACATCAGCGTGGGGAATAAGATCGATCCCAGCGACTGGAAAGACAACCCGCGTCCCACGGCGGAGCAGATCGTGCAGTCCATCCTCTCCCAGCTCGATGAGAACCCGATCACGCACGAGCGCTGTAATCCGCATCCCTGCGGCAACATCATCCTGCTGCACGACGGCGGCGGGAACCGCAGCGAGACCGTGCGCGCCATGCCCATGATCGTCCGCGAGCTGCGCGCCCGCGGCTACAATCTGGTGCCCGTCTCCGCGCTCCTGGGCAAGACCCGCGCCGACGTCATGCCTCCCATCCCCGACAGCGAGCGCTGGTCGGCCCGCACCAACTTCTTCGCTTTCTGGATGCTGGGTGCGATCTACTACACCTTTATCCCCTGGGTCTTCCGCCTGGGCGACGTGCTGATGAGCGCGCGTCTGCTGATCATCGGCTTGCTCGCGGTGCTCGACCGCCTGATCCGCCACCAGCGCGCACGGGCTGCCGGCGACTACCAGCCCTCGGTCGCCGTCCTCATCCCCGCCTATAACGAGGAGAAGGTGATCGAGCGCACCATCCGCGCCGCGCTCCGCTCCGACTACCCCAACCTGCGCGTCATCTGCATCGACGACGGCTCCAGCGACGCCACGCTCGAGGTGGCGCGCGACGCGTTTCCGCGCGAAGTGGCCCAGGGCCGCGTTCTGATCCTTTCCCAGCCCAACTCAGGCAAGGCCGAGGCTCTCAATCACGGCCTGCAGCACGTGCACGAGGAGATTTTCGTCGGCATCGACGCCGACACCGTCATCGCGCGCAACGCCATCTCGCAGTTGGTGCCGAACTTTGCCGATCCCAAGATCGGCGCCATAGCGGGCAACGCCAAGGTTGGCAACCGGGTGAACCTGTGGACGCGATGGCAGGCGCTGGAGTACATCACCAGCCAGAATTTTGAGCGGCGCGCGCTGAATATCCTGGGCGCGGTCAGCGTGGTGCCCGGCGCCATTGGTGCCTGGCGCACCGAGGCCGTCCGCGCCGTCGGCGGATTCCACGTGGACACCGTCGCCGAAGACGCCGACCTCACCATGTCGTTGCTCCAGGCTGGCTACCGCGTCGAGTACGAAGATCGCGCCCTGGCCTACACCGAGGCGCCCGTGAACGCCAGTGGCCTCATGCGCCAGCGATTCCGCTGGTCCTTCGGCATCCTGCAAGCGGTGTGGAAACACGCGGCGGCGTTCCAGCGTGGCGGCAAACTGGGCTGGATCGCCCTGCCCAACATCCTCATCTTCCAGATCCTGCTGCCCCTGGTCTCGCCCTTCATCGACATCATGTTCGCCTTCGGCGCGCTTACCTACGGCATCAACAAATACTTCCACCCTGACTCGACCAACCCGGCCGATTTCATTCGCCTGGTGGTGTACTTCCTCGCCTTCCTGATCATCGATTTCGCGGCCTCGGCCATCGCCTTCACCCTGGAGCGAAAGGAAGCGCGCCAGAAGGAAGACTGGCTGCTCTTGAGCCAGGTGTGGCTGCAGCGTTTCGCCTACCGCCAGTTGTTCTCCATCGTGCTGTTCAAGACTCTGAAGCGGGCAGTCGACGGCCGTCCCTTCTCTTGGGACAAGCTGGAACGCACCGCCGAGCCGCTGCCCATGGCGCGGGTGTAG
- the serS gene encoding serine--tRNA ligase yields MLDLVFVRDHLDLVEQKLRDRGMSPEVVLGDFRALDTERRKLITEAETLKAQQNRASEEIARLKKQKQDATAQIEAMKGFREKIKLAEDQANEKDSQLRQLLAGIPNLPHASVPVGRTPDDNVEVRRWGAPPQFDFTPKPHWELGEQLGVLDLERAAKITGARFAVYWDLGAKLERALANFMLDLHTREHGYTEVLPPYMVNADSMYGTGQLPKFEADLFRVPHGDKNLYLVPTAEVPVTNLYRDETLDAARLPISLTAYTPCFRSEAGSYGKDVRGIIRQHQFQKVELVKFTRPEQSWDEHEKLTRDAETVLQRLGLHYRVVTLCTADMGAASAKTYDLEVWLPGQQLFREISSCSNFEAYQARRANIRYKPEGKGKTEFVHTLNGSGLAVGRTWVAIVENYQQKDGSVLIPEALRPYLGADRITPKKF; encoded by the coding sequence ATGCTCGATCTTGTCTTCGTCCGTGACCATCTCGACCTCGTCGAACAAAAGCTGCGCGACCGCGGTATGTCGCCCGAAGTCGTGCTCGGGGACTTCCGCGCCCTTGACACCGAACGCCGCAAGCTCATCACCGAGGCGGAGACCCTCAAGGCCCAGCAGAACCGCGCCTCCGAAGAGATCGCCAGGCTGAAGAAGCAGAAGCAGGATGCCACCGCCCAGATCGAAGCCATGAAAGGCTTCCGCGAGAAGATCAAGCTGGCGGAAGATCAAGCGAACGAGAAGGACAGCCAGTTGCGCCAGCTCCTGGCCGGCATCCCCAACCTGCCGCACGCGTCGGTGCCCGTGGGCAGGACCCCGGACGACAATGTCGAGGTCCGCCGCTGGGGCGCGCCGCCCCAGTTCGACTTCACGCCCAAGCCGCACTGGGAGCTGGGAGAGCAGCTCGGCGTGCTCGACCTGGAACGCGCCGCCAAGATCACCGGCGCGCGCTTCGCGGTCTACTGGGACCTGGGCGCGAAGCTGGAGCGCGCGCTGGCCAACTTCATGCTCGACCTGCACACCCGCGAGCATGGCTACACCGAGGTCCTGCCGCCCTACATGGTGAATGCCGATTCGATGTACGGCACGGGCCAACTCCCCAAGTTCGAGGCCGATCTGTTCCGGGTCCCGCACGGCGACAAGAACCTTTACCTCGTGCCCACCGCCGAGGTCCCGGTCACCAACCTGTACCGCGACGAGACGCTCGACGCCGCGCGCCTGCCCATCTCGCTCACCGCCTACACACCCTGCTTCCGCAGCGAGGCCGGCTCCTACGGCAAGGACGTGCGCGGCATCATCCGCCAGCACCAATTCCAGAAGGTGGAGTTGGTCAAGTTCACCCGCCCGGAGCAGTCCTGGGACGAGCACGAAAAGCTCACCCGCGACGCGGAGACCGTCCTCCAGCGCCTCGGGCTGCACTACCGCGTGGTGACGCTCTGCACCGCCGACATGGGCGCCGCCAGCGCCAAGACCTACGACCTCGAGGTCTGGCTTCCCGGCCAGCAGCTCTTCCGCGAGATCTCTTCCTGCTCGAACTTCGAGGCCTACCAGGCGCGCCGCGCCAACATTCGCTACAAGCCGGAAGGGAAGGGAAAGACCGAGTTCGTGCACACCTTGAACGGAAGCGGACTCGCCGTGGGCCGCACCTGGGTGGCGATCGTGGAGAACTACCAGCAGAAGGATGGCAGCGTGCTCATCCCCGAAGCCCTGCGCCCATACCTCGGCGCCGACCGGATCACGCCGAAGAAGTTCTAG
- a CDS encoding TonB-dependent receptor — translation MRRQPRILRERYLQGLALALFITLLTSVPALAQQATGKIVGTITDPHGAVMPGVTVTATNIGTDIKNSTVTDKDGFFQILNLPIGNYRLTAERDNFRKLVTNTPPLQINQVLRMDLRMEVGARSETVTVEANAVAVETVNATLGQVVTERAVQDMPLNGRNVLDLALLQPGVTEVNPGATENAQAGSYGIAGGKSDSVTFLLDGGINNDLLANGVVYNPNPDTVAEFRILTSNYSAEYGRNAGGVVSVVTKSGTNTLHGSAYDFLRNDALDANSYFNKKNDLPRNVLKRNQFGGTLGGPIYIPSVVDGKDKYFWFASYTGQRQTQIISTTQLPVYTTDELNGDFSHSGPGGTPDLAVAAFLTANPYWQPNPVDAANAKILPARISPVAKNYIAANLIPTSPTGLKIATGTSTDNSDQFTTKLDLQLSPNNKLSATLGLGRHPVLNPFSFSFGAVAADAFGYGSTGDHHQKFANFTWTHTFSNALLNEARFTAQRNNVAQAIPAKQLPTASDLVGVGITPDESTGPPMIEFNKGLTLGFPPQGPTSLINNTFSLSDTLSWIKGKHTMKFGFYWATFQNNTHYDFYVNGDFIFYGSAGSSFSGNDFADFLFGLPDEYVQFGAAPSNIRSKSYALFAQDEWHIKKNFVLTYGLRWEFNSPKLDTQGRSFTVLPGQQSQRFVNAPPGLLFPGDPAAPRGANFPDHNDFAPRLGFAWDPFNNGKTSIRGGIGVFYDILKGEDNLQFNGQGPFFGYSDLFFPALAGNPAADPGYMQQPYVVTGQPNPFPSKPPAPNIDFGAAGFIPFGGGGVYFVNPHLRTPYTYQYNLSVQHELATGLTLEASYVGSSTHKQTALADQNPFVLGTTSRVLNPVVDNFSYLLTFYNLVGASYNSLETSLTKRFTGNEWFGKSYFTLAYTWGKSIDNASGFRNINSQVPFYNPGLFRSVSDYDVTHRIVFSGGWDLPFDKAWASGPKRLVKGWSIYPIVTWRSGFPMDIFAGLRNGGGASGPSGAGDQAIVRANLTSTTVGIYDPRQAQTFNIQVFDPATCTFVPTPTSGNFYFDPTVFNNEPFADPGPPCFPAYDPVANPYDRSYGSYPRNYLRGPSRGNFDFAISKKTPLAGERLNLEFRAEFFNLLNQAQFQMPTLNISDPNFGQVTSTYEPRIIQFGLRLSF, via the coding sequence ATGCGCCGCCAACCCCGAATCCTGAGAGAGCGGTACTTGCAGGGCCTGGCCCTCGCACTCTTCATCACACTTCTCACGTCCGTGCCTGCGCTCGCGCAGCAGGCGACCGGCAAGATCGTGGGCACCATCACCGACCCTCATGGCGCGGTGATGCCGGGTGTGACCGTGACGGCTACCAATATCGGAACGGACATCAAGAATTCAACGGTCACGGACAAAGATGGGTTCTTCCAGATACTGAATCTTCCCATCGGCAATTATCGTCTCACTGCGGAGCGCGATAACTTCCGCAAACTGGTCACCAACACACCCCCGCTCCAGATCAACCAGGTGTTGCGCATGGATCTGCGCATGGAAGTCGGTGCGCGGAGTGAGACCGTCACGGTCGAAGCCAATGCCGTAGCCGTGGAGACGGTCAATGCGACGCTGGGCCAGGTGGTCACCGAACGCGCGGTCCAGGACATGCCGCTGAACGGCCGGAATGTGCTCGACCTGGCGCTGCTCCAGCCGGGTGTCACGGAAGTGAATCCCGGGGCAACGGAAAACGCCCAGGCCGGCAGCTACGGTATTGCCGGCGGCAAGTCGGATTCGGTCACCTTCCTGCTGGATGGTGGCATCAACAACGACCTGCTGGCCAACGGGGTGGTGTACAACCCCAACCCGGATACGGTCGCGGAGTTCCGCATCCTCACCAGCAACTACTCGGCTGAGTACGGGCGCAACGCCGGCGGCGTGGTCAGTGTTGTGACTAAGTCGGGGACCAACACCCTGCACGGCAGCGCCTATGACTTCCTGCGCAACGACGCACTCGACGCCAACAGCTACTTCAACAAAAAAAACGATCTCCCCAGAAACGTCCTCAAGCGCAACCAGTTCGGGGGTACGCTCGGGGGCCCCATCTACATCCCGAGTGTGGTCGATGGCAAGGACAAGTATTTCTGGTTCGCCAGCTACACCGGACAACGCCAGACCCAGATTATCAGCACCACGCAACTCCCCGTGTACACCACGGATGAGCTCAACGGGGATTTCTCCCATTCGGGGCCGGGCGGCACTCCCGATCTGGCCGTGGCGGCTTTCCTAACGGCCAATCCCTACTGGCAGCCCAATCCGGTGGACGCGGCCAACGCCAAGATTCTTCCCGCCAGAATCAGCCCTGTGGCGAAGAACTACATTGCCGCAAACCTGATCCCGACTTCACCGACAGGGCTGAAGATCGCCACAGGAACCAGCACGGACAATTCCGATCAGTTCACCACCAAGCTCGACTTGCAGCTCAGTCCCAACAACAAGCTCTCCGCCACCCTGGGCCTGGGGCGACATCCGGTGCTCAATCCTTTCAGCTTCTCGTTTGGCGCCGTTGCGGCGGATGCCTTCGGGTATGGCAGCACGGGTGATCATCACCAGAAGTTCGCCAATTTCACCTGGACCCACACATTCTCCAACGCCTTGCTCAACGAGGCTCGGTTCACAGCCCAGCGTAACAACGTCGCGCAAGCCATACCCGCCAAGCAGTTGCCCACCGCTTCGGACTTGGTGGGGGTTGGCATCACGCCCGACGAGTCCACCGGGCCTCCCATGATCGAGTTCAATAAGGGTCTGACGCTCGGATTCCCCCCCCAGGGACCGACCAGCCTGATCAACAACACTTTCTCCCTCAGCGACACGCTTTCCTGGATCAAAGGGAAGCACACCATGAAATTCGGCTTCTACTGGGCGACGTTCCAGAACAACACCCATTACGATTTCTACGTGAATGGAGATTTCATATTCTATGGCTCTGCCGGGAGCAGCTTCTCCGGTAATGACTTTGCGGATTTCCTCTTCGGCTTGCCCGACGAGTACGTCCAATTCGGCGCCGCACCTTCCAACATCCGCAGCAAGTCATATGCCCTGTTCGCCCAGGATGAATGGCACATCAAGAAGAACTTCGTCCTTACCTACGGCCTGCGGTGGGAGTTCAACTCGCCCAAGCTGGACACGCAGGGACGTTCCTTCACAGTCCTGCCCGGCCAGCAATCGCAGCGCTTTGTGAACGCTCCACCAGGCCTGCTCTTCCCCGGAGATCCAGCGGCTCCTAGGGGCGCCAATTTCCCGGATCACAACGACTTCGCGCCCCGCCTGGGATTCGCCTGGGACCCGTTCAACAACGGCAAGACGAGCATTCGCGGTGGAATCGGAGTCTTCTATGACATTCTGAAGGGGGAAGACAATTTGCAGTTCAACGGCCAGGGCCCGTTCTTTGGGTACAGCGATTTGTTTTTCCCGGCGTTGGCCGGCAACCCCGCTGCCGATCCCGGCTATATGCAGCAACCCTACGTAGTGACGGGCCAGCCCAATCCGTTCCCGTCCAAGCCACCGGCTCCGAACATCGACTTTGGCGCCGCTGGGTTCATACCGTTCGGCGGCGGAGGCGTGTATTTCGTCAACCCGCACCTGCGCACTCCATACACCTACCAGTACAACCTCAGCGTCCAGCACGAGCTCGCGACGGGGCTGACGCTGGAGGCCAGCTATGTGGGGAGCTCCACCCACAAACAAACCGCGCTGGCGGACCAGAATCCCTTTGTCCTGGGAACCACTTCGCGTGTGCTCAATCCCGTGGTTGATAATTTCAGCTACTTGCTGACGTTCTATAACCTAGTCGGGGCTAGTTACAACAGCCTGGAAACGAGCCTCACGAAGCGATTCACGGGCAACGAGTGGTTCGGCAAGAGCTACTTCACCCTTGCCTATACCTGGGGTAAGTCCATCGACAATGCTTCCGGTTTCCGCAACATCAACTCCCAGGTCCCCTTCTACAATCCGGGACTGTTCCGGTCGGTCTCCGACTACGACGTCACCCATCGCATCGTGTTTAGCGGCGGCTGGGATCTGCCCTTCGATAAGGCGTGGGCATCCGGACCAAAGCGGCTGGTGAAGGGGTGGAGCATCTATCCGATCGTCACTTGGCGCAGCGGCTTCCCCATGGACATCTTCGCCGGCTTGCGAAACGGCGGGGGGGCTTCGGGACCGTCTGGTGCCGGCGATCAAGCGATTGTGCGAGCCAACCTGACGAGCACCACGGTGGGCATCTACGACCCACGACAAGCGCAGACGTTCAACATCCAAGTGTTTGATCCAGCCACCTGTACCTTCGTGCCCACACCGACCTCCGGCAACTTCTATTTCGATCCAACGGTGTTCAACAACGAACCGTTCGCCGATCCGGGGCCGCCGTGCTTCCCGGCCTATGACCCGGTCGCCAATCCGTACGATCGCTCCTACGGATCCTACCCGCGGAATTACCTGCGGGGGCCAAGCCGCGGCAATTTCGATTTCGCGATCAGCAAGAAAACACCGCTTGCCGGAGAACGGTTAAACCTGGAATTCCGGGCGGAGTTCTTCAACCTCCTCAATCAGGCGCAGTTCCAGATGCCCACCCTGAATATTTCGGATCCGAATTTCGGCCAGGTCACGAGCACGTATGAGCCGCGCATTATTCAGTTCGGGCTGAGACTGAGCTTCTAG
- a CDS encoding glycosyltransferase family 39 protein — translation MGDSELIVRRAARSAQTQLLRGGLRREDDSSRSGCYIPRVHDLLRKHAAFFLVFTAAALALRLLFLWKFSFVQGDSFVYGDIAKNWMLHGSYAMTDDGVTVPTLIRLPGYPAFLVAVWSVFGIEHYTAVMLVQIVVDVVTCFLVAELARATAGERAARIAFALCALCVFFANYDATALTEPLAIFFAALALLGAVKGLERLRNGRWAGWWIVCGLATGAGILLRPDGGILLVALGVYLLLWMLVVGDARRVMAAGMIVAVLALAPLAPWALRNQRVFGVFQPLAPRYANNPGEYAPTGFYRWARTWIVDYISVEDIEWKVSGEEIDAGKLPARAFDSELERQWTFALFNIYNRTLKMTPELDAQFRSLAGERIAAHPVRYYVWLPGLRVLDMWLRPRTEALPLNSRWWEFRDDPRDAAIGSALGAANLALIVLAVIGAVRGNVRFAGVMLVWIVLRSAFLSTLENPEPRYVLECYPAVLVLAAAVFQKRKGRESPWADCEIS, via the coding sequence ATGGGCGATTCTGAACTCATCGTACGGCGAGCGGCGCGGAGCGCGCAAACCCAGCTCCTCCGCGGCGGGTTGCGCCGCGAGGATGACAGCTCCCGGAGTGGCTGTTATATTCCGCGCGTGCACGACCTGCTGCGTAAACACGCTGCGTTCTTTCTCGTGTTCACCGCCGCCGCCTTGGCTCTGCGGCTGTTGTTCCTGTGGAAGTTCAGCTTTGTCCAGGGCGACTCATTCGTCTACGGCGACATCGCCAAGAACTGGATGCTGCACGGCAGCTATGCGATGACCGACGACGGCGTGACTGTGCCGACGCTGATCCGCCTGCCGGGATATCCCGCGTTCCTGGTCGCGGTGTGGTCGGTGTTCGGGATCGAGCACTACACCGCGGTGATGCTGGTTCAGATCGTGGTGGACGTCGTGACCTGCTTCCTGGTGGCGGAGCTGGCGCGCGCGACGGCCGGCGAGCGCGCCGCGCGGATCGCCTTCGCGCTGTGCGCACTGTGCGTGTTCTTCGCCAATTACGACGCGACCGCACTGACTGAACCTCTGGCCATCTTCTTCGCCGCGCTGGCCTTGCTGGGAGCGGTGAAGGGACTGGAACGGCTGAGGAACGGGCGGTGGGCCGGCTGGTGGATCGTCTGCGGGCTGGCCACCGGCGCGGGCATACTGCTGCGCCCGGACGGCGGCATCCTGCTGGTGGCGCTCGGCGTTTACCTGCTGCTGTGGATGCTCGTGGTGGGCGATGCACGGCGGGTGATGGCGGCGGGGATGATTGTGGCGGTGCTGGCGCTGGCGCCGCTGGCGCCCTGGGCACTGCGCAATCAGCGCGTCTTTGGCGTCTTCCAGCCGCTGGCGCCGCGGTATGCGAACAACCCGGGCGAGTACGCGCCCACCGGCTTCTATCGCTGGGCCCGCACCTGGATCGTGGATTACATCTCGGTCGAAGACATCGAGTGGAAGGTGTCGGGCGAAGAGATTGACGCCGGCAAGCTGCCGGCGAGGGCCTTCGATTCCGAGTTGGAACGACAGTGGACCTTCGCCCTGTTCAACATCTACAACCGGACGCTGAAGATGACGCCGGAGCTGGATGCGCAGTTCCGCTCGCTTGCCGGGGAGCGGATCGCCGCTCATCCGGTGCGCTACTACGTCTGGCTGCCGGGGCTGCGGGTGCTGGACATGTGGCTGCGGCCACGCACCGAGGCGCTTCCCCTCAACAGCCGCTGGTGGGAATTCCGCGACGACCCGCGCGACGCGGCGATCGGGAGCGCGCTGGGAGCGGCGAACCTGGCACTCATCGTCCTGGCGGTGATCGGAGCGGTGCGCGGAAACGTGCGCTTTGCCGGGGTGATGCTGGTGTGGATCGTGCTGCGCTCGGCTTTCCTGTCCACGCTGGAAAATCCGGAGCCGCGGTACGTGCTGGAGTGCTATCCGGCTGTACTCGTACTTGCGGCAGCAGTGTTCCAAAAAAGGAAAGGCCGGGAAAGTCCTTGGGCAGATTGTGAAATTTCATAG